ATGGGCGGTTCGTGCGCAACATCGTCGAGGCCGCGGAACGGGTCCGCGACCTGCGTGTCATGAGCGAATCCGACCTTGACGGCAGTGACCTCAGCGACGAAAACATCAACGTCGACATCTCCGTAGAGAAGCTGGTGTTGCTGACCCGCGAAGACGTTTCCACCGGGCTGCAGCAGGCCTTGCCGCCTGGGTTGCGGGCATAGGCGCCGGTTGACAGGTCCCCGGGTCAACGGTACTCACGGAAGGACGACTGGCGGCGTGTGGACGACGGCGCTGCGGATAGCCGGTTTGCGGCAGGTGTCGGCGGCGGCGGATGCCGCGAACATCCCCGATGACGAGCCGCGCGTAGCCGCTGTGATCGAATTGCTGGCGGGCATCGCCGACAACCACCGCGAGCACTCCCTCGAGGCATCGGGAGTCGAGCTTGATTCGCAGCCAGCGCCCGAGGAGACAGTGATGGAATACCTCGCGCGGCGGGTTCGCGGGGATTTGCGCGCCCTGGAGGCGTCGGCGCGCGTTCCGCGAATCGTGCAGTGGGCGGCCGACCGTTGGTTCTCGTGGCGACAGGCGCGGCAGATGCGGGCTTTAGCACGACGGCCGGTGCCGCCGAGTCTGGATGGGTTGGTGGCCGAGCTGCGGGTGAAGCTGCGCCGGCGTCGGTAAAACGCAGGATGTGTCCCCCACGTCGCGGCGTCATCCAGCTGTGCCCGGCCCTGCGCGACGCTCTGGTCGACGTGCCCTCTAGCGCCGTAGCTTGCTGATTGAGCAGCGGGACGATTCGCGAGGTAGTCATCGAGCCAGCGCTGGTCGGCATCGCCTAAGGCACGCGCTTCTTCGTCGGTGTCGATGGTCTCGGCGCCGCAGGTGTTGGCGCGGCCGTCCAGGGCGAGGCCTTCGGCAAGGAAGGACCGCGCGGCCACGACTTGGCGCGCGCTGGCGGTGGGATCGACAAGTATGGTCGCGGCGGCGTCGATGGCGGCGCAGGCCCAGTAGCTGCGGCGGTCCTCGTTGCCGTCGTGTGCGGCAATTCTGGCGCTGATGATGTCTGATCGGGCGTCGTCGAGAGCCTCTGCTGGGGTGGGGTCGATCATCACAACCTCCGAAATAGAGCATAACGAGAACGTTATAATGTTCCGGTATTGATTATATTGCTTTGTTCCGACAGGATGAAGCGGTGAGTGTAGGCCTGCGGAGCGTCGCCGGCATCGCCCGGACACGGCTAGTGCCCGCCGTCGGCGAGACAGGGAAACATGCTGGGCAGGCATCGATATCAGAGCAGAAGCCATGCGCAGGCGGCATCGGAGATCGGGCGGAGACCTCCGATCGGGCGGTGGGTCAGTCCCGGATGGTG
The sequence above is drawn from the Mycobacterium riyadhense genome and encodes:
- a CDS encoding alpha/beta fold hydrolase, whose translation is MSVGLRSVAGIARTRLVPAVGETGKHAGQASISEQKPCAGGIGDRAETSDRAVGQSRMVHRVVYTRDGVRIAAYDSGPADAAQTIVLLHGLCLSSQSWSATADLLLALLGASVHARDF